In the genome of Shewanella denitrificans OS217, the window CAAGGAAATGAATAGTAAGCTAGATAAACAATTACAAGTGGAAATTGAGCTTGCTGTCATAAAAGTAAAGGAAGATGTTGAACACAAAGAGGCGCAGCGTAAGCAAAAAATTGAACAATTAATTGCTCATATTATGTCTCCTGAAATAACGGGCGCAACAAGTGACGCTGAGCAAGTCCTTGCTTTTGCGTTAGTGATCGTTGAGAAAATTTTAGCTCAAAAAATAGCATCGAAACCTTGTTATGATTCATGGGTTGACAGCATATTAGGCACAACTCGGGGGCACAATTTACCCATCCTTAATATTAACCAACAAGACTATAATTTATTATTAGAATTTGACTTAATTACTAAACTTAGTGAGAAAGTTTCTGAAATTAAGATTAAAGATGTTGCTCACTTCAGTTTTGAACTGGAGTCTATTTATGGTCAGAGCGGTCATGATTCACTGGCAATATTAACTCAGTTGCAAGCTTGGTTAAGTGAGCGCGCTTGTGATTAGTCTTACCCAATTAAAGCAAGTGACGACCAAGTACCATTATGGTTCTGTATTACGCAGTGAAGGGCTTATGCTGGTGGCCTCTTTACCGCAAGCATTTGTTGGTGAGCTTTGTACCATTAGGCGTGCTGATGAAACCCTGCCTGATATCTCAGCTGAAGTCATCTCAATCTCTGAGACACAAGTTAAGTTAATGCCTTTTCAATCTGCTAGTGGGATTAGTTTTGGGGATAAATTAATTGGCAGTGGGACTTCTATAAGGCTGCCAATGGGTTCTGGCATGTTAGGGCATGTTGTTGATGCGTTTGGTCAGCCTCTAGATGAACAAGAGCTTGGGGTTGTACAGACTCAGTGTGTTTTTCTAGCCTCACACATTAATCCATTAACGAGAGCGGCAATTGACGAGCCGTTAACCACAAGAATTAAAGCGCTTGATAGCTTTATTCCTATCGGTAAAGGTCAAAGGGTGGGGATACTTGCAGGGAGTGGTGTCGGTAAAAGTACTTTACTTGCCATGATGAGTGATAGCTGTGCCCAACAAAATGCTGTTATTGTCATTGTACTTGTGGGGGAACGAGGCCGAGAAGTTGAAGAGTTCGTTAATGGTAAAATGTTTAAAAGATTGCGAAGTCGTGCAGTGCTCGTTGCTGCTACAGCGGAAGAAATGCCTGTCACTAGGGTCCTTGCGGTTAAGTATGGGTTAGCACTGGCTGAGTCCTTATCTGCTGAGGGTAAGGAAGTTATTTTTGTTGTTGATTCACTCACTAGAGTGGCGATGGCCCAAAGAGAGATAGGTTTGGCCATTGGAGAACCGCCAACAGCTAAAGGTTACACACCTTCAGTTTTCTCTTTATTACAGCGCATCGTAGAGCGTTGCGGTGCATTTCGTCATCGAGCATCGATAACCGCGTTATTTAGTGTGTTAGTTGAAACTGATGATTTTGACGATCCTATCGTAGATACATTAAGGGCTGTCTTAGATGGTCACATAGTGTTAGATAGAGCTCTTGCAGAACAAGGGCACTTTCCCGCGATAGATGTGTTAAGAAGTGTTAGCAGGCTGACAACGAATTTATTCGATGCTAAAAAAATAAAATTGTCTCGTGCCGGTCGAATCTTATTATCAGAATATAAACAGAAAAAAATGATGATAGATCTTGCTGACGCAGAAGGGACATTGACAGGCCAATTTCAGCAATTAAAGAAAAAGCATGACTTGTTGAATCTATGGTTGCAACAAGACGAGCTAAGTTCGAAAACAACTCAGGAATTAGAGCTACAACTGATGGATATCATAGAAGGTTAACTTAGTATGACTCTTAATCAAATTTGGCAATTAAAGAAGCAGCAACAACATCAGCGCACACATGTTGAACTTGAAAATTTGAATGCTGATATTGATAAAAATAAGCGAGAGCTAGGGGTTTTATCTGTGCAAGAGCAATCCTTAGTGCGCTTTGAGATTCAAGACCATGCGAGTTTACAGCTTGCTTCCATTAATTTAGCTTGGTTGGATCGTCTTGCTCAAGAGAAAAGTGACTTAGAGCTAACATTAGCGGAATTTAATTTAGATAAGCGCGCTAAAGAGAAATTACTATCCCGTAATGCTCAGGTTATTGAGAAAGTAGGGGAGTTGATTACTCTTGAGTCTAAGGGAGGGGCGATCATGCGGATGAAGATAAAGGATAAGCAAGTTCAAGCTAGTTTATGCGAAAGCTTGGCTAGGAGGCAAAATGATTGAATTTGAATCTATCCATCAATCAATAAAATTACCAAACAAAGCGTTAACTGAGCCTAATGAAAACGAGGCGTTATTTTTGTCTCACCTCAATGGTGAAGCATTTGATGGTACTTTGAATAGCAAAAACCAGCTATACCAAGAGGGTAATAAGACGTCTGAATCAGTAAGCCCTTTGACGACGGATTTTCTTTCACTGTGGAAAAAATCTGCAGATATTGCGTCATCAGTGATTTCCCATGGCTTATATGAAGAGCAAATGGTATTGCCTCAGTATGGTGGAAATAATCATGGTGCTAATGGTGCTAATGTGATCAAACAAACGCCTGATTGGCTTGCTATCGGTAGCTATCAAGTTCAAACACTGAATACACTGAATACACTGAATAGTGCTCAAGAGGCAACATCTTACCAAGGGGAAGGATTTGTTTTTAGTCATGTTCATGACGCTAACTTAGCTTTTCAGGCTGTTCAGGCACCTATGCTAGAGATAGGCTCAAATAATACCTTATCTAAAGCTGTCGATAGTGGCAGTGTAAGAAATGTCGTATTTAAATTGAGTGACCAATATAAAATGACTGAAATTGCGAGCATCAATGCTCCATTATGGAAAACCGCTGAGCAAACCCAGTCTAGACGAGTCACTTTTGGGGAACATTTAGGCACACGAACAATGAGAGTGAGGGATTATTTCTCTACGGATGCAAAGCTTGAGTATGCGGAAATGTTGTCATACTCAAATGTAGATAGACTGATGATAAATGGATATTTGCAATGGGAGAGAAAGTAAATGGATATTCAATCTATTGGTGGTAATTCATATGCGACGACGAATCCACAGACAAATATTAAACTAGATGATTTTTTACAGCTATTTGTTGCGCAATTAAATTATCAAGACCCGCTAGAGCCAGTCAATAATAGTGAGTTTTTGGCGCAGTTAGCGCAATTTTCGTCACTTGAGATAAATCGCCAGAGTAATGATAATTCATTATCTCTCTTGGCTATTGGTTCATCAGATCAAGCCTTGGGATTAATAGGGCGAAGTGTTGAAGTTAACACGCAAAGTGGTCAAGCATTTATTGGTGATGTAACAGGAGTGAACTTTACTCAACAGGGACCTATGTTAACGGTAAAAGGGGCTGATGACTCGCTTCTAACTGATATCAAACTAGGTCAAATTACTGTAGTTAAATAAAAAAGGGAATTAACATGTTACAGGCTTTTTATACTGGATTATCTGGACTTAATAGTTACTCTAAAAATTTAGATAATGTGAGTAATAATATCGCAAATATGAATACTGCTGGTTATCGTGGAATGGACAGCTTTTATCAAGCATTGGGCGGTGATAGTGATAAACCGGGTTTAGGTGCGCAAATCTCGGGTCTTGGATATCGATTTTCAGTGGGAGATATCAGACAGACTGGCAATGATTTTGATTTAGCCATTACAGGTACAGGATTTTTTGCTTTATTGGATGGTGAAAAGGTTTTCTACACTCGAACGGGTCAGTTTGAGTTTGATCAGAATAATGTACTCGTCGATAAAAATACCGGTTTTAAGGTGGCAGGCATTGATAGTAATGGTCAATTAAGTGAAATCAATCTGCTGAGTTATCAGGCAATTAAACCTACAGCAACGACAAAGCTATCTCTCACAGGTAACTTATCGCCATTAGATGATGTGCATCAAATCAGCAGTGCCAAAATGATTAATTCATTAGGGGAAGAAGTTGATCTAAGTATTAAGTTTACTAATGAAAAGGCTACATTCCCTAATCAATGGAAAGTAGAGATACTTGATGATAAAGGCATTGTGCTTCACAGCGATTCAGTCAAGTTTGGCCCAGATGGTACACCCGAAGTCGGCAGTGGTTCATTCATTTTCAATCTGGCAGATAGCAGCGGAAATACAACACCAATAGACATTACTGTCGGAACCATTGGCGATTTTTCAGCTGTGACTCAAACGAGTGCAACAGGTGTTGATTCAAATGTGACATTACATGCTGTTGATGGTAAAGGTGTTGGTCAATTGGTCAAGCGTAGTTTTGATCCACAAGGAAGGGTTACACTAAATTATAGTAATGGGGATAAGGTGACACCATTTACCATTGCTATGGTAGATTTTGATGATATCAGCACATTATCCATTGAATCTGGCACAGTATTTAAAGCTAGTGATTTAGAGAGTCGGGTGCTTGGTAAGGCTGGAGAGGGACGATTTAAGCAGCTGGCGACTTCGAGTATAGAGATGTCGAATGTCGATTTGTCTCAAGAATTTGCCGACATGCTCGTTATTCAAAGAGGTTATCAGGCTAGCTCAAGAATTTTGAATGTCGCAAATCAGATGATAGAACAGTTATATGAAAATACCAGAGGTCGCTAATGGTAGGGGTTAAGTTACCTAATTGTTGGTCTGAACTTCAACGTATTGACCTTGAAACTAAAGTCACAAAAAAAGTCATCGCTTGGTTATCTGAATGGCTTTTACAGTCTGCTGATGAAGTCAACTGGCACTGGAATAGCACGCTTTTTGCTTGTGCGAAGCAGAAAGTTCGTATGAATGAATTGCAATGGGTAGAACTTGCTCATTTTGCAATGACAGGAGAGTGCAGTCATGTGCAAGTAACGAAAAAGCTGAGCTTACTTGCAGAGCAGATGAAAAACGAGTTGCAGCAATTATGTGAAATACAGGCCGCAGACTCGGAACAGTGCGCAGCTGTATTAGAGATAAGACTGCATTCAAATCTTATTGTATGCATCCCAATACCAATACAGTGCATGCCTACTCAAGTGGTCGTTCCCACCGAACCAATATCGAGTGGACTCATTGAGAAAATGATCGGTGACTGTCATTTATCTTTGCAATGTCACTTGGATAGTTTGCCTATGACTCTAGAGCAAATTTACTCACTTAAAACAGGTGACCGAGTGCGATTAAAGCATAGGTTTGACTCAGAGATCACATTATCTGATAAGTCATACCACACGAATATTAAAGGTTTTTTGGCTAGTTTCATGGGCCACAGATCTATTGTTATAAAATGAGGAATACAATGTCAGAAGTAGCATCGTTCGAATTGACGGAAGTCGTTGATTTACCTAGGGGAAAGTCTGTAGAGACACCGTTGGATTTGGCTATACTCGAGCAAACTAAAATTGAATTGAATGTCAATATTGGTGATGTATCAATGAGTATTTCTGAGCTTAAAGAATTAAAAGAAAATAGTATTGTTAAATTAGCTCAGAAAGTTGATTCAGAGTTTGAACTTAAATGGAAAGATGTTGTAATTGCAAAAGGAAGGTTAGTTGCGGTTGATGAATATCTAGCATTAGAGATTACACAGGTCACCTCAAATGAGCAGTGAGTTGGGACTGCGAGCCGAAGATCCTATTAATCCAGTCAGCTGGCTAATTATTGGATTTTTGTGCTTAGCCATGATTATTATTTGGTTGTATGTTAAACGGAAAAATTTGGACCAGTCGAATTCATCGATTTCTCATCAACGTTTTCCTTTAGGTGGTCAATGTTATCTTATTTCAATACAGTCTGACGGAAATACGTATAAATTATATGAAACACCTCGGGGGCTTGTTCAATTGGCTGTTGATTGTCAAAAAACTAAAAGTCAGGTGAGTTAAATGGTAGCAACTCAAACATTAAATGAATGGCTGCCACACTTATTGGATAAACCTTGGTTAGATAGCTTGGCACCAGAACTAAGAATTGTTCTTGCTGTTAGTAGCTTGACATTGATTCCTGTTTTTGTCATCGCAATGACCGCCTTTACACGGATTATTATAGTGCTGTCATTAGTCAGGCAAGCATTAGGTTTACAGCAAACTCCGCCAAACAGTGTCTTAATTGCTCTTAGTTTATTTTTAACTATTTTTGCTATGAGTGGCGTATTTGAACAGATTAATAATAAAGCACTGCTTCCTTATGCTAACGGCTCCATTGAGTTAAGTGCTGCTGTGAGTAACGGCATTGAACCACTGAAGGGGTTTATGTTGTCGCAAACGGATGAGGTTCATTTCATTAGAGTATTGGATATGGCAAAAGTGCCAGTGCCACAATCTTCAGCGGATGTATCCTTGACGCACTTAGTCCCTGCGTTCATGTTATCGGAGCTAACATTAGCTTTTAAGATGGCATTCCTCATTTTTCTTCCTTTTTTGATGATAGATTTACTCGTCGCTAGCTGCTTGATGGCTCTGGGTATGATTATGGTCCCGCCGATTACAGTATCATTACCATTGAAAATTATGGTTTTTGTGCTTATTGATGGCTGGTCATTAATCACTGGATCTTTAGTGCAAAGTTTTATGTGAGAGAAATAATTAAATGAACACTGAATTAATTAGCTTGATGGATGAGATTTCTTCATTACCACCGGCGCAAGTATTAGAAAAGCTTAAAAATGCCTCTTCAACAGTTAAATTAGATCCAGACTGGCTTTTTTTAGTCGCATGTTATCAAGTCGATAACCAAGAGTTGTCGGAGGCTAAGAAGAGCTTTTTTAGCCTCTTAGATAGTAATCCAGATAATGAAGTAGCACGTTTACAGCTTGCTTGTGTTCATTTGTCTTTAGGAGAGTTTAAGCATATTTTATATTTATTGTGCCCATATTTAGTATGGCAAATAGCGCCTACTTGCATATCTTCAATTGCCCATGCGCTTATAAATTTTGTTCAGAATGATAAGAAAAAAATGAATAGTTATCTTAATGAGGCGAAAGCATTCGAAGAAGCTTCAGAGCTTAAATCTATTATTGATGTGTTAAGTCGTTTTTTTGTCGATGCGGCAGCCAGTATGGGAACCGTGGCTGATAACGAAGAGGAGTTAAAGCATGATACAAGGAGTCATTTATTAAGTAACCTCTATAGTAAGAAATACTAAAGCCACCATAATATCTATTGATGGTGACTTTAGAGGAAGGGATTAAGCATTTATATCAGCGTTGTTATCTTCGACTATAAGTGCTTAAACTGCTGTTTTAGCTCGTAGCTGTCTTCTGTGACTAGCCTTTCCAACACTTCGATACGTGCCTTTAGTGCCTGATTTTGTGCCATTAGCTCGGTTTTTAACTGGCTATCGACACTAGTCGTATTCAAATGGCTTTGGCCATCACAGGCTGGTTGCCGCCTCTTGGCACGCAGGTATTGCTTATACATTTCCGATGCCATCACGCTAACACCTATCACCACGACTAAAGTCAGTTTAAAGAGATCATTTTCCATTTGTAGCTCCTTGTTTAACTCTGTTGATTAACGCTGATTAAAGACCAAAGACGACTTTTTCACTCTTCAGGGACTTTTCTAATCCCCAAATTAATCCCAACGAAATGGCTAAGGTAGTGAAGGATGACACGGCCAATTGCAGTAATGACATATCACGGCCCTTAATAAAGTCCATTAAGGCTTGCTGTTGGCCTGAGACTGGCAGCCACTCCAATACATCCGGCGCTATGTTGTAACTGGCAGCCATAGAAAGTGCCAAGGGCACAAATAACACTATGGTTAAATAGGATTGGGCTTCTTTGAAGCTTTTTGCCATAAAAGACACAAACAACTGCAGGCTTGCCGCCATGATGGCCAGCGGAATACCAATGACAAACATGAGTGCCATAAAGCTATTGCTGATGTTGACGCTAAAACCTAGCTCTTGCCAAGGCACGAAGGGGTAAGCGATTTTTGATACCAGCAAGATAAGCGCAAGGCCAAGCAGTGCGAAGCAAGTGACGGCAATCACTTTTCCCATCACCAACTGTCTGGTGGTAATAGGGTGGCTGAGCAACAACGCCAGCGAGTTACGCTCGCGTTCCCCAGCGCTGGTGTCGATAGCCAAATTCATCCCAGATATAAATACCGAATAAATCATGGTGAAAATCGCGATGCCTAAGATAACGCCGCCTTTTGAATCAGCAGTGGCCTGATCTTCTACTTTGATTTTTAAGGGCCGCATCACTTGTGGGCTTATGCCGCGGGCAATAAGGCGCAGGCTACCCATCTCACCGCTATAGGCTTGCAGCTTGGTCTCGACCCGGCGAATGGAGTTTTGCAGTTTCTCATTGGATTTATCGGCAATCAGGGTCACCACAGCGGGCTGCGCCTTAGCCATTTTCTCGGCGTAATCATCACTGATAATCAGGCTTATGGCTTTGACATCATCGCCATCACTGTGACTAATGCCGGCTTGCTCTAAATAGCGCACGAGATCGGGGGCGTTTTGGGGCTGCTCTATCTTAATCGCCAAGGTATCTGGGCTTGAGAGCTGAGTGATCAGCACCATAAACAAGCCGCACATTATGATAGGCGTGCCGATTGCGTAGTAGAGGCCTGCCATCACAGAGCGTTTATCTCGGCCGGCATCGATAAGTTCTTTACGAACCATAGAAAGTATTAAGTTTTTCATTATGCAGCTATTCCTTCATCCGTACCGATAAGCGCAATAAAGGCATCTTCGAGGGAGTCCTTACCGGTTTGCTGACAGAGCTCGTCCGGACTGCCCACAGCGACCACTTTTCCTTGGGCCATGACGATAACCTTGTCGCACAGTGCGGCGACTTCTTGCATCACATGGCTTGAAAACAGCACGCAATGGCCCTGGTTTTTCAGCTCAACTAAAATGTCTCGCAATAGCCGGGTACTCATCACATCTAGGCCGCGGGTGGGTTCGTCTAAGATGATATTTTTAGGTTGGTGCACTATGGCCTGGGCCAGTGCTGTCTTCATTTTTTGTCCTTGGGAGAAGCCTTTACAGCGTCTATCGGCAATATCCTCAAGCTTAAGCTGGGCTATCACCTTGCTGGTGGCTGCTTTGGCTTGTGGGCGGCTCATACCACTCAGTTCGGCAAAATAACTGATGTATTCTCTTGGGCTTAGGCGCTCATAAAGACCAAAAGGATCGGGAAATAAGCCCAGTTGTTGCTTGGCGGCAATGGGGTTTTTGGCGACATCTATGCCTTCTATTTCACAAAAGCCTTCATCGGGTTTAAGTAAACCGAATAGGGTACGAAGACAGGTGGTTTTACCTGCACCATTGGGGCCGAGTAGGCCGGTGATTTGCCCATTTTCGGCGCTAAAGCTCAGTTGCTCTAAGGCTTGTACTGTACCGATTTTTTTAGATAAATTATTGACGCTAATCATGATTATTCCTCGTCCTTGCTGGTGTCTGTGGCGCTGGAAACTTGAGTCACAGGTTCAACTGTGTTTGCGTTGAGATAAAAACTGCGGCGCACATCTTTATTCAAGCATTCACCATTAATTTCCTTGACTGAGCCTGTGCTGACCAGCTTGGCGATTAAGTCATTAGCGCAAGATTGATAGGCAACCCCATGAGTGGCATAGGGGGCAACAAAGTGCTGACTATTGGACAGTTTCTCTTGGGCCAAGGTGCCCCAACTAGGTGGAGTCGCAGGATCTAACTCGCCGGATAACAACAAGGTAGGAATATCGCTGTCTATGGCTTGGCTAAAATCCTCTGGCTCTGTTGGCATTTGCCATACTGAGCAGCCTGCCTCTAAACCTTCTAGCATGGTGCGACTGGAATAAGAGTCTTTAGCGCTTTGACGCATTGTTTCTGTGACTCTGTGGAGGTCTTCACCGCAGACGACAGATGAGTGCATGCCCAGTGCTATGCCTGTACTGTCGGCAGTTAAGCCATAAAGGCCGAGTAGCGGTTGATAATTACCTATGGCACCTTGGTGTATTGTGTGAGGTAGCAGGGCGCGCAGACTGGGGGTATACATGGCCATGCGCAGGCTGTTTAAGTATTTGCTCCGTGTCAGCCTAAAGCTGATGACTTCATTGGTCAGTGGATCGCGGCTCTGCTCAATAATGGCGCCTTGGGCTAATTTGGCATCAAGACGTGCAAAATCATCCGTTAAGTTGGGAAACGCCTGTTGGCAACTCAGGGTAGCGTCGCACTCTGTGAGTAATAAACTCTGCGCCCTTTCAATGGCATCACCTATGGCGAGCACGCTTTGCTGCATGGGCACAACACCATCTAAGGTTACCGTAAGCAGCGGCTCGGGGAAATGGCGCATATACAGCTGGGCCATGCGACTGCCATAGGAAATTCCGTAGAGGTGTAATTTATCGTAGCCCAAATGCCGACGCACGGCTTCAAAGTCATTGAGCGCATTAACACTGCCGTATTGGGTGACATCTGTACCGTCAGCCGTGATCTTGTCTAGGCAATCTTTTGTTTCTGCGCTGAAATCTACTTGCTCATCATCGAAGGCAAAAATATCA includes:
- a CDS encoding flagellar hook assembly protein FlgD, with protein sequence MDIQSIGGNSYATTNPQTNIKLDDFLQLFVAQLNYQDPLEPVNNSEFLAQLAQFSSLEINRQSNDNSLSLLAIGSSDQALGLIGRSVEVNTQSGQAFIGDVTGVNFTQQGPMLTVKGADDSLLTDIKLGQITVVK
- a CDS encoding ABC transporter ATP-binding protein, giving the protein MISVNNLSKKIGTVQALEQLSFSAENGQITGLLGPNGAGKTTCLRTLFGLLKPDEGFCEIEGIDVAKNPIAAKQQLGLFPDPFGLYERLSPREYISYFAELSGMSRPQAKAATSKVIAQLKLEDIADRRCKGFSQGQKMKTALAQAIVHQPKNIILDEPTRGLDVMSTRLLRDILVELKNQGHCVLFSSHVMQEVAALCDKVIVMAQGKVVAVGSPDELCQQTGKDSLEDAFIALIGTDEGIAA
- a CDS encoding FliM/FliN family flagellar motor switch protein gives rise to the protein MSEVASFELTEVVDLPRGKSVETPLDLAILEQTKIELNVNIGDVSMSISELKELKENSIVKLAQKVDSEFELKWKDVVIAKGRLVAVDEYLALEITQVTSNEQ
- a CDS encoding ABC transporter permease; amino-acid sequence: MKNLILSMVRKELIDAGRDKRSVMAGLYYAIGTPIIMCGLFMVLITQLSSPDTLAIKIEQPQNAPDLVRYLEQAGISHSDGDDVKAISLIISDDYAEKMAKAQPAVVTLIADKSNEKLQNSIRRVETKLQAYSGEMGSLRLIARGISPQVMRPLKIKVEDQATADSKGGVILGIAIFTMIYSVFISGMNLAIDTSAGERERNSLALLLSHPITTRQLVMGKVIAVTCFALLGLALILLVSKIAYPFVPWQELGFSVNISNSFMALMFVIGIPLAIMAASLQLFVSFMAKSFKEAQSYLTIVLFVPLALSMAASYNIAPDVLEWLPVSGQQQALMDFIKGRDMSLLQLAVSSFTTLAISLGLIWGLEKSLKSEKVVFGL
- the flgF gene encoding flagellar basal-body rod protein FlgF: MLQAFYTGLSGLNSYSKNLDNVSNNIANMNTAGYRGMDSFYQALGGDSDKPGLGAQISGLGYRFSVGDIRQTGNDFDLAITGTGFFALLDGEKVFYTRTGQFEFDQNNVLVDKNTGFKVAGIDSNGQLSEINLLSYQAIKPTATTKLSLTGNLSPLDDVHQISSAKMINSLGEEVDLSIKFTNEKATFPNQWKVEILDDKGIVLHSDSVKFGPDGTPEVGSGSFIFNLADSSGNTTPIDITVGTIGDFSAVTQTSATGVDSNVTLHAVDGKGVGQLVKRSFDPQGRVTLNYSNGDKVTPFTIAMVDFDDISTLSIESGTVFKASDLESRVLGKAGEGRFKQLATSSIEMSNVDLSQEFADMLVIQRGYQASSRILNVANQMIEQLYENTRGR
- the fliP gene encoding flagellar type III secretion system pore protein FliP (The bacterial flagellar biogenesis protein FliP forms a type III secretion system (T3SS)-type pore required for flagellar assembly.); the protein is MVATQTLNEWLPHLLDKPWLDSLAPELRIVLAVSSLTLIPVFVIAMTAFTRIIIVLSLVRQALGLQQTPPNSVLIALSLFLTIFAMSGVFEQINNKALLPYANGSIELSAAVSNGIEPLKGFMLSQTDEVHFIRVLDMAKVPVPQSSADVSLTHLVPAFMLSELTLAFKMAFLIFLPFLMIDLLVASCLMALGMIMVPPITVSLPLKIMVFVLIDGWSLITGSLVQSFM
- a CDS encoding alpha/beta hydrolase, which encodes MAIRNLAPAQGLVNMLHSSVPAIVTALTVLAVLTVAALAAPKANAPDIKLGETHSCYLDDLDENLRCGAIQVPENPNKPEGRKIAIHYAILPAIKNGHEKQALLAIAGGPGQSAIEHAAGFNRMLTKVRQNRDILLIDQRGTGQSNPLNCENIGDIFAFDDEQVDFSAETKDCLDKITADGTDVTQYGSVNALNDFEAVRRHLGYDKLHLYGISYGSRMAQLYMRHFPEPLLTVTLDGVVPMQQSVLAIGDAIERAQSLLLTECDATLSCQQAFPNLTDDFARLDAKLAQGAIIEQSRDPLTNEVISFRLTRSKYLNSLRMAMYTPSLRALLPHTIHQGAIGNYQPLLGLYGLTADSTGIALGMHSSVVCGEDLHRVTETMRQSAKDSYSSRTMLEGLEAGCSVWQMPTEPEDFSQAIDSDIPTLLLSGELDPATPPSWGTLAQEKLSNSQHFVAPYATHGVAYQSCANDLIAKLVSTGSVKEINGECLNKDVRRSFYLNANTVEPVTQVSSATDTSKDEE
- a CDS encoding FliI/YscN family ATPase; protein product: MISLTQLKQVTTKYHYGSVLRSEGLMLVASLPQAFVGELCTIRRADETLPDISAEVISISETQVKLMPFQSASGISFGDKLIGSGTSIRLPMGSGMLGHVVDAFGQPLDEQELGVVQTQCVFLASHINPLTRAAIDEPLTTRIKALDSFIPIGKGQRVGILAGSGVGKSTLLAMMSDSCAQQNAVIVIVLVGERGREVEEFVNGKMFKRLRSRAVLVAATAEEMPVTRVLAVKYGLALAESLSAEGKEVIFVVDSLTRVAMAQREIGLAIGEPPTAKGYTPSVFSLLQRIVERCGAFRHRASITALFSVLVETDDFDDPIVDTLRAVLDGHIVLDRALAEQGHFPAIDVLRSVSRLTTNLFDAKKIKLSRAGRILLSEYKQKKMMIDLADAEGTLTGQFQQLKKKHDLLNLWLQQDELSSKTTQELELQLMDIIEG